A window of the Citrus sinensis cultivar Valencia sweet orange chromosome 9, DVS_A1.0, whole genome shotgun sequence genome harbors these coding sequences:
- the LOC102610834 gene encoding uncharacterized protein At2g29880-like, with the protein MESQAPKSRFWSPDEDVKLVESLLDLYHEGRFCVDNNFKSGYLKVLETALETKLPGCGIKAKLHIESRIKTLKMQFRTLHDMLTGPNCGGFKWDPQRKIVTAEKAVWDAYIQSHRQAANFKNKAFPYYEDLCTIYGKDHATGRNAVAPADVVEKIERTRVNNGTEGKNLNLNGEDVRDDVDDNMAFSHTRQMHPKTSNSSSRKRGRDEDSEDSVESLKELAILIVREMKESSSRLSQAIGQEINDKQVGLNGELKKITSLTTVERLKATRLIARDNAALNVFYSLSDEDRKVWVKLFLSGEI; encoded by the exons ATGGAATCACAAGCTCCAAAATCAAGATTTTGGAGCCCAGATGAAGATGTTAAGCTCGTGGAGTCACTTTTAGATTTGTATCATGAAGGGAGATTTTGTGTTGATAATAACTTCAAAAGTGGCTACTTGAAGGTTCTTGAGACTgctttagaaacaaaattgcCGGGATGTGGTATAAAAGCTAAGCTGCATATTGAATCCCGCATAAAGACTTTAAAGATGCAATTTCGAACTTTACACGATATGTTAACTGGACCAAATTGTGGGGGCTTTAAATGGGACCCACAAAGGAAGATTGTGACTGCAGAGAAGGCAGTGTGGGATGCTTATATTCAg TCTCATAGACAGGCAGcaaatttcaagaataaagcATTTCCGTATTATGAGGATTTGTGTACAATTTATGGTAAAGACCATGCAACTGGAAGAAATGCAGTGGCCCCTGCAGATGTTGTGGAGAAAATCGAGAGGACAAGAGTGAACAATGGAACTGAAGGCAAGAATTTGAACTTGAATGGTGAGGATGTGAGGGATGATGTGGATGATAATATGGCTTTCTCACATACTCGACaaatgcatccaaaaacttcaAATAGCTCATCAAGAAAAAGGGGAAGAGATGAAGATTCAGAGGATTCTGTAGAGTCACTTAAAGAGCTAGCAATTCTTATTGTTAGGGAAATGAAAGAATCTTCTAGTCGCTTGAGTCAAGCTATTGGACAAGAAATCAACGATAAACAAGTAGGGTTAAATGGCGAGTTGAAGAAGATTACAAGCCTTACAACAGTAGAACGACTTAAGGCCACCAGGCTAATTGCTCGTGATAATGCCGCACTCAATGTCTTTTATAGCCTTTCCGATGAGGATAGAAAAGTATGGGTTAAACTTTTTCTTAGTGGTgaaatttag